From Actinosynnema mirum DSM 43827, a single genomic window includes:
- a CDS encoding type I polyketide synthase, protein MANDERLLSYLKRVTADLHRTRERLREAESGADEPIAIVGMACRFPGGVRTPDELWELVASGRDGIGPFPDDRGWDLGALFDPDPDATGRSYVTEGGFLDDAALFDAGFFGISPREALATDPQQRVLLETAWETFEQAGIDPTSLSGQDVGVFTGVANGDYALTVDRVPEGFEGYLGIGGAGSIASGRISYSLGLEGPAVTLDTGCSSSLVAMHWAGHALRARECSLALAGGVMVMATPGGFVGFSRQRGLARDGRCKSFGDGADGTSWSEGVGLLLLERLSDARANGHEVLAVVRGSAINQDGASNGLTAPNGPSQQRVIRAALDAAGLGYADVDAVEAHGTATVLGDPIEAQALLNTYGRHRDGAQPLYLGSVKSNLGHTQAAAGVAGVIKAVQAMRHGVLPPTLNVGTPTTKVDWSSGAVEVLAEARPWPETGRPRRVGVSSFGVSGTNAHVILEQAPEHEPAPEEPGGRGPVAAGGATPWTLSGRTPAALADQARRLAGHVTADLRAEDVGFSLATTRAHLEHRAVVVGSDGLAALAEGLPSALVTTGEADVSGKAVFVFPGQGAQWIGMGAELIDASPVFAERLRECAEALEPFVDFDLVEVLRERGSLERVDVVQPASWAVMVSLAALWRSLGVEPDAVVGHSQGEIAAAAVSGALSLPDAAAVVALRSKAIAQDLAGLGGMMSVALPADDVDLSGYPDRLWIAAHNGPTSTVVAGDVDALRELHAHYEATEVRARIIPVDYASHTGHVDTIRERLAEALSGVTPRAGEVPWLSTVTGQWTIGEDADADYWFRNLRGAVGFHTAITTLAEQGHRVFVEVSSHPVLTTAIEATLEGTGPTAVTGTLRRDDGGPDRLLTSLATLHVRGVHVDWKAVFAGTGARRVPLPTYAFQHERYWLDRGAAAGDVTGAGLADAAHPLLAAVAQLPGTGGVLLSGRLSRATHPWLAEHVVNGTALVPGTALVELALRAGDEVDAPVLRELVITRPMPVPERGFLHVQVDVAGAADDGARAVRIWSRAEDAASETARWTEHATGSLAPDDAAPPARASGAWPPEGAAAVDVDDFYDRLAGAGYEYGPLFQGLTAAWAGDGQAWAEVVLPGEAGGFGAHPALLDAALHVGTFCLPGGPGSRTLLPFAWTGVRLHATGATAVRVHARATGDDGLVVELRDADGDPVVTVDALVLRDADPADAQAPDVTADALWRVRWVEQPPAPAAPGWVLLGGPSGHAGFAALPVFADPAAVAALPEGDRPAVVVVDTTAWREPGRDVPGAARAFVVRALELLVAWLREDALAGTRLVLVTSGAVPVRADAEVTDPAAAAVWGLARSAQSEHPDRVWLLDVDEPGAAPGALASPEPQLAVRAGAGFAPRLARAEAAPGALPVDGPVLVTGGTGTLGALVARHLVTAHGARNLHLVSRRGPDASGARELLDELRGLGAEVELSACDVADRVALAALLGRVRPAAVVHAAGAVDDGLLTDLTADRFDAVLRPKVDAVAHLDDLLGDVPLVVFSSATGTLGTPGQANYAAANAVADALVQRRRARGLPGVSLAWGLWSDTSELTATMDAADVARTRRGGVLGLDAARGLALLDAALGADDALLVPIHLDTAALRRGADPAPPLLRGLVRRARRAAGAARQAALPLVARLAGVDAAERRRALVELVRAEAAAVLGHGGPDGIGQDQPFREVGFDSLTAVELRNRLGAATGLALPATVVFDHPTSARVAEHLRELLFGAETAQAPARREVVADDDPIAVVGMACRFPGGVADADGLWRLVAEERDGIGPFPDDRGWDLAALFDQDPDHAGTSYVREGGFLDGATGFDAPFFGISPREALAMDPQQRLLLEVAWETFEQAGINPRSAHGTDTGVFAGVIYHDYGEAAGELPEGAETYRSTGTSGSVVSGRVAYALGLTGPALTIDTACSSSLVAIHLGARALRAGECSMALVGGVTVMSTPGGFVSFSRQRGLAPDGRCKSFSEGADGTGFSEGVGLVLLERLSDARRNGHQVLAVVRGSAVNQDGASNGLTAPNGPSQQRVIRAALDAAGLGHADVDAVEAHGTGTTLGDPIEAQAVLATYGQDREQPLWLGTLKSNLGHTQAAAGIGSVIKMIQAMRHGVLPRTLHVTEPTTAVDWGAGAVELLTRAREWPETGRPRRAGVSSFGVSGTNAHVILEQAPEPVAVEAAPEAGVLPWVLSARTPEALREQADRLVAHLGGESSSAAVARSLVLGRAALEERAVVVGDRARAGEALRALAEGRPSPALVTGRTGVEGRVVFVFPGQGAQWVGMGRALLDASPVFAERLRECAAALRPYTDWDLVEVITSGGALEDVDVVQPASWAVMVSLAALWRSLGVEPDAVIGHSQGEIAAATVAGWLSLQDGAKIVALRSQLIDEELTGLGGMMSVALPAEDIDLSGYEGRLWVATVNGPSATVVAGDTGALEELRRGFGEAVRTRVIPVDYASHTGHVDAIRDQLARMLADVTPRPGEIPWLSTVTGEWITPGDDDADYWFHNLRRTVHFADGITTLLDAGHRVFVEVSSHPVLAAAVQESAEAAGDARVAVTGTLRRDDGGWDRVLTGLAELHVRGVDVDWTRVLPEAGRAPLPTYAFQHERYWPEPARPAAAPGGGDDALWAVIEGGDAADLAGELAVDEDELARVLPALTSWRRRSRARSALDGWRYRVDWVPVPTSGSGLPGGQALSGGQALSSGQALSSGQALSSGQALSSGQALSSGQALSGGPRSSGGAGLSGGQGTPGGSGSPGGAALPGGPGSPGGAALPGRVAVVVPANDERARAVAGGLVARGVDVTVVAAVDATRDGLAKALPDRPDAVVSLLSWDAGADEPGAPGSATAALVQALADRGATGPLWCATGGAVSVAGEDADPDQAAVWGLGGVLALDLPEAFGGLVDLPRQPTDADLDAFAAALTAPGGEDQLAVRDGRLLARRLVRDGADAPEWTPRGAVLVTGGTGGLGTHVARWLARSGAGHVVLASRSGPAAPGAAGLAAEVEALGARCSVVALDVADRDAVAAVLADVERDGPLTAVVHAAGAGLAPTPVVELTAGRYADVAAGKVEGARVLDEVLADRALDAFVLFSSGAAVWGSGGQAPYAAANAFLDGLAARRRARGLVATSVAWGGWGGGLGMIGDGDAERWARLGIRTMDPEAALRGMALAVGSGRAASVVADVDWARFAPGYALARERPLLRGLPEVVALLAEPDEPAAAAVDARGALAARLTGLDAAGQDELLADLVRAQAAAVLGFADPGAVAADRAFKDAGFDSVTAVELRNRLGAATGLRLPPTVVFDHPKPLALARVLRAELVPQRGDGVTAAQVAHREDAIRRVLASVPLARFEELGVLGALVDLVPAAPPAGGAATAERDDLADLAELDLDGLVRRAMRGTTAGND, encoded by the coding sequence ATGGCGAACGACGAGAGGCTCCTCAGCTACCTCAAGCGGGTCACCGCCGACCTGCACCGCACGCGGGAGCGGCTGCGCGAGGCGGAGTCCGGGGCGGACGAGCCGATCGCGATCGTCGGCATGGCCTGCCGCTTCCCCGGCGGCGTGCGCACCCCGGACGAGCTGTGGGAGCTGGTGGCGTCCGGCCGCGACGGCATCGGCCCGTTCCCGGACGACCGGGGCTGGGACCTGGGCGCGCTGTTCGACCCGGACCCCGACGCCACCGGCCGCTCCTACGTCACCGAGGGCGGGTTCCTGGACGACGCGGCCCTGTTCGACGCGGGCTTCTTCGGGATCTCCCCGCGCGAGGCGCTGGCCACCGACCCGCAGCAGCGGGTGCTGCTGGAGACCGCGTGGGAGACCTTCGAGCAGGCGGGCATCGACCCGACCTCGCTGTCCGGGCAGGACGTGGGCGTGTTCACCGGGGTCGCCAACGGGGACTACGCGCTGACCGTGGACCGGGTGCCGGAGGGCTTCGAGGGCTACCTGGGCATCGGCGGGGCGGGCAGCATCGCCTCCGGGCGCATCTCGTACTCCCTGGGTCTGGAGGGTCCGGCCGTCACGCTGGACACCGGCTGCTCGTCGTCGCTGGTCGCGATGCACTGGGCCGGGCACGCGCTGCGGGCGCGGGAGTGCTCGCTGGCGCTCGCGGGCGGCGTGATGGTGATGGCGACGCCGGGTGGGTTCGTCGGGTTCTCCCGGCAGCGCGGGCTGGCCCGCGACGGGCGGTGCAAGTCGTTCGGCGACGGCGCGGACGGCACGTCGTGGTCGGAGGGCGTGGGTCTGCTGCTGCTGGAGCGGCTGTCGGACGCGCGGGCCAACGGGCACGAGGTGCTTGCGGTGGTGCGCGGGTCGGCGATCAACCAGGACGGGGCGTCCAACGGGCTGACCGCGCCCAACGGGCCGTCGCAGCAGCGGGTGATCCGCGCGGCGCTCGACGCGGCGGGGCTCGGGTACGCGGACGTCGACGCGGTGGAGGCGCACGGCACCGCCACGGTGCTCGGCGACCCGATCGAGGCGCAGGCGCTGCTGAACACCTACGGGCGGCACCGGGACGGGGCGCAGCCGCTCTACCTGGGGTCGGTCAAGTCCAACCTCGGGCACACCCAGGCGGCGGCGGGCGTGGCCGGGGTGATCAAGGCGGTGCAGGCGATGCGCCACGGCGTGCTGCCGCCCACCCTCAACGTCGGCACGCCCACCACCAAGGTCGACTGGTCCTCGGGCGCGGTGGAGGTGCTGGCGGAGGCCCGGCCGTGGCCGGAGACCGGGCGTCCGCGCCGGGTGGGCGTGTCGTCGTTCGGCGTGAGCGGCACCAACGCGCACGTGATCCTGGAGCAGGCACCCGAGCACGAGCCCGCGCCGGAGGAGCCGGGTGGGCGCGGGCCGGTGGCGGCGGGCGGCGCGACGCCGTGGACGCTGTCCGGGCGCACGCCCGCCGCGCTCGCCGACCAGGCGCGGCGGCTGGCCGGGCACGTGACGGCCGACCTGCGGGCGGAGGACGTCGGGTTCTCGCTGGCCACCACCAGGGCGCACCTGGAGCACCGGGCGGTGGTGGTCGGCTCGGACGGGCTGGCGGCGCTGGCCGAGGGCTTGCCGTCCGCGCTGGTCACGACCGGCGAGGCGGACGTGAGCGGCAAGGCGGTGTTCGTGTTCCCCGGCCAGGGGGCGCAGTGGATCGGCATGGGCGCGGAGCTGATCGACGCGTCGCCGGTGTTCGCGGAGCGGTTGCGCGAGTGCGCGGAGGCGCTGGAACCGTTCGTGGACTTCGACCTGGTCGAGGTGCTGCGCGAGCGCGGGTCGCTGGAGCGGGTGGACGTGGTGCAGCCCGCGTCGTGGGCGGTGATGGTGTCGCTGGCAGCGCTGTGGCGGTCGCTGGGCGTGGAACCGGACGCCGTTGTCGGGCACTCGCAGGGCGAGATCGCGGCGGCGGCGGTCAGCGGGGCGCTCAGCCTGCCCGACGCCGCAGCCGTGGTCGCGTTGCGCAGCAAGGCGATCGCCCAGGACCTGGCCGGGCTCGGCGGCATGATGTCCGTCGCCCTGCCCGCCGACGACGTCGACCTGAGCGGCTACCCCGACCGCCTGTGGATCGCCGCGCACAACGGCCCCACCTCGACCGTGGTGGCCGGTGACGTCGACGCGCTGCGCGAGCTCCACGCCCACTACGAGGCCACCGAGGTCCGGGCCCGGATCATCCCCGTCGACTACGCCAGCCACACCGGGCACGTCGACACCATCCGCGAACGGCTCGCCGAGGCACTGTCCGGGGTGACACCGCGCGCGGGTGAGGTGCCGTGGCTGTCCACGGTCACCGGCCAGTGGACCATCGGTGAGGACGCCGACGCCGACTACTGGTTCCGCAACCTGCGCGGCGCGGTGGGCTTCCACACCGCCATCACCACCCTCGCCGAGCAGGGCCACCGGGTGTTCGTGGAAGTCTCCAGCCACCCCGTGCTCACCACCGCCATCGAGGCCACGCTCGAAGGAACCGGACCCACCGCCGTCACCGGCACCCTCCGCCGCGACGACGGCGGCCCCGACCGCCTCCTCACCAGCCTCGCCACCCTGCACGTGCGCGGCGTCCACGTCGACTGGAAGGCCGTGTTCGCCGGCACGGGCGCGCGCCGCGTCCCGCTGCCGACCTACGCGTTCCAGCACGAGCGCTACTGGCTGGACCGGGGCGCGGCGGCCGGTGACGTCACGGGCGCGGGCCTGGCCGACGCGGCGCACCCGCTGCTGGCCGCCGTCGCCCAGCTGCCCGGCACCGGCGGGGTGCTGCTGAGCGGGCGGTTGTCGCGGGCGACGCACCCGTGGCTGGCCGAGCACGTGGTGAACGGGACCGCGCTGGTGCCCGGCACGGCCCTGGTGGAGCTGGCGCTGCGCGCGGGCGACGAGGTGGACGCGCCCGTGCTGCGCGAGCTGGTGATCACCCGGCCGATGCCGGTGCCGGAGCGGGGTTTCCTGCACGTGCAGGTGGACGTCGCGGGTGCGGCGGACGACGGGGCGCGGGCGGTGCGGATCTGGTCGCGCGCCGAGGACGCGGCGAGCGAGACGGCCCGCTGGACCGAGCACGCCACCGGCTCCCTCGCCCCCGACGACGCGGCCCCGCCCGCCCGCGCGAGCGGCGCGTGGCCGCCCGAGGGCGCGGCGGCCGTGGACGTGGACGACTTCTACGACCGCCTCGCGGGCGCGGGCTACGAGTACGGGCCGCTGTTCCAGGGCCTCACCGCCGCGTGGGCCGGGGACGGGCAGGCGTGGGCCGAGGTGGTGCTGCCCGGTGAGGCGGGCGGGTTCGGCGCGCACCCGGCGCTGCTGGACGCGGCGCTGCACGTGGGCACGTTCTGCCTGCCCGGCGGGCCGGGGTCGCGCACGCTGCTGCCGTTCGCGTGGACGGGCGTGCGGCTGCACGCCACCGGCGCGACGGCGGTGCGGGTGCACGCCCGCGCCACCGGCGACGACGGCCTCGTCGTGGAGCTGCGCGACGCGGACGGGGACCCGGTCGTGACGGTCGACGCGCTCGTGCTGCGCGACGCCGACCCCGCCGACGCGCAGGCCCCGGACGTCACGGCGGACGCGTTGTGGCGGGTGCGGTGGGTCGAGCAGCCGCCCGCGCCCGCGGCGCCCGGCTGGGTGCTGCTGGGCGGGCCGTCCGGGCACGCCGGGTTCGCCGCCCTGCCGGTGTTCGCCGACCCGGCGGCCGTGGCGGCGCTGCCCGAGGGCGACCGGCCCGCGGTGGTCGTCGTGGACACCACCGCGTGGCGGGAGCCGGGGCGGGACGTGCCGGGGGCGGCGCGGGCGTTCGTGGTGCGGGCGCTGGAGCTGCTGGTGGCGTGGCTGCGCGAGGACGCGCTGGCCGGGACCCGGCTGGTGCTGGTCACCAGCGGCGCGGTGCCGGTGCGCGCGGACGCCGAGGTCACCGACCCCGCTGCCGCGGCGGTGTGGGGTCTGGCGCGCTCGGCGCAGTCGGAGCACCCGGACCGGGTGTGGCTGCTGGACGTCGACGAGCCGGGCGCGGCGCCGGGCGCGCTGGCCTCGCCGGAGCCGCAGCTGGCCGTCCGGGCGGGCGCGGGGTTCGCGCCCCGGCTCGCCAGGGCCGAGGCCGCGCCCGGCGCGCTGCCGGTCGACGGGCCGGTGCTGGTCACCGGCGGCACCGGCACGCTCGGCGCGCTCGTGGCCCGGCACCTGGTCACCGCGCACGGCGCGCGGAACCTGCACCTGGTGAGCAGGCGCGGCCCGGACGCGTCCGGCGCTCGAGAACTCCTGGACGAGCTGCGCGGGCTGGGCGCCGAGGTCGAGCTGTCGGCGTGCGACGTGGCCGACCGGGTGGCGCTCGCCGCCCTGCTGGGGCGCGTGCGCCCCGCCGCCGTGGTGCACGCGGCGGGCGCGGTGGACGACGGCCTGCTCACCGACCTGACCGCCGACCGGTTCGACGCCGTGCTGCGGCCCAAGGTCGACGCGGTCGCCCACCTGGACGACCTGCTCGGGGACGTGCCGCTGGTGGTGTTCTCCTCCGCGACCGGCACCCTCGGCACCCCCGGCCAGGCGAACTACGCGGCGGCCAACGCGGTCGCCGACGCGCTCGTGCAGCGCCGCCGCGCGCGGGGCCTGCCGGGCGTGTCGCTGGCGTGGGGCCTGTGGTCGGACACCAGCGAGCTGACCGCGACCATGGACGCCGCCGACGTGGCCCGCACCCGCCGGGGCGGGGTGCTCGGCCTGGACGCGGCGCGCGGCCTGGCGCTGCTCGACGCCGCGCTCGGCGCGGACGACGCGCTGCTCGTGCCGATCCACCTGGACACCGCCGCGCTGCGCCGGGGGGCCGACCCGGCTCCGCCGCTGCTGCGCGGCCTGGTCCGCCGCGCCCGGCGCGCGGCGGGCGCGGCCCGGCAGGCCGCGCTGCCGCTGGTGGCGCGACTGGCCGGGGTGGACGCGGCGGAGCGGCGGCGGGCGCTGGTGGAGCTGGTGCGCGCCGAGGCCGCCGCCGTCCTCGGGCACGGCGGCCCGGACGGCATCGGGCAGGACCAGCCGTTCCGGGAGGTCGGGTTCGACTCGCTCACGGCCGTGGAGCTGCGCAACCGGCTCGGCGCGGCCACGGGTCTCGCGCTGCCCGCGACGGTGGTGTTCGACCACCCGACGTCCGCGCGGGTCGCCGAGCACCTGCGGGAGCTGCTGTTCGGCGCGGAGACGGCTCAGGCCCCCGCGCGGCGGGAGGTGGTGGCCGACGACGACCCGATCGCCGTGGTCGGCATGGCCTGCCGGTTCCCCGGCGGGGTCGCCGACGCGGACGGGCTGTGGCGGCTGGTCGCCGAGGAGCGCGACGGCATCGGCCCGTTCCCGGACGACCGGGGCTGGGACCTGGCGGCGCTGTTCGACCAGGACCCCGACCACGCGGGCACCTCGTACGTGCGGGAAGGCGGGTTCCTCGACGGGGCGACCGGGTTCGACGCGCCGTTCTTCGGCATCTCCCCGCGCGAGGCGCTGGCCATGGACCCGCAGCAGCGGCTGCTGCTGGAGGTGGCGTGGGAGACGTTCGAGCAGGCGGGCATCAACCCGCGCTCGGCGCACGGCACCGACACCGGGGTGTTCGCGGGCGTGATCTACCACGACTACGGCGAGGCGGCGGGCGAGCTGCCCGAGGGCGCGGAGACCTACCGCAGCACCGGCACGTCGGGCAGCGTGGTGTCCGGCCGCGTCGCCTACGCGCTGGGCCTGACCGGCCCGGCGCTGACCATCGACACGGCCTGCTCGTCGTCGCTGGTGGCGATCCACCTGGGCGCGCGGGCGCTGCGGGCGGGCGAGTGCTCGATGGCGCTGGTCGGCGGGGTGACGGTGATGTCGACGCCGGGCGGGTTCGTGAGCTTCTCGCGGCAGCGCGGGCTGGCCCCGGACGGGCGGTGCAAGTCGTTCTCGGAGGGCGCGGACGGCACCGGGTTCAGCGAGGGCGTCGGGCTGGTGCTGCTGGAGCGGCTGTCGGACGCGCGGCGCAACGGGCACCAGGTGCTGGCCGTGGTGCGCGGGTCGGCGGTGAACCAGGACGGGGCGTCCAACGGGCTCACCGCGCCCAACGGGCCGTCGCAGCAGCGGGTGATCCGCGCGGCGCTCGACGCGGCGGGGCTCGGGCACGCGGACGTGGACGCGGTGGAGGCGCACGGCACCGGCACCACCCTCGGTGACCCGATCGAGGCGCAGGCCGTGCTCGCCACCTACGGGCAGGACCGCGAGCAGCCGCTGTGGCTGGGCACGCTCAAGTCCAACCTCGGGCACACCCAGGCGGCGGCGGGCATCGGCAGCGTGATCAAGATGATCCAGGCGATGCGGCACGGCGTGCTGCCGCGCACCCTGCACGTCACCGAGCCGACCACGGCCGTGGACTGGGGCGCGGGCGCGGTGGAGCTGCTGACGCGGGCGCGGGAGTGGCCGGAGACCGGGCGTCCGCGCCGGGCGGGGGTGTCGTCGTTCGGGGTGAGCGGCACGAACGCGCACGTGATCCTGGAGCAGGCCCCCGAACCGGTGGCGGTGGAGGCGGCGCCGGAGGCGGGGGTGCTGCCGTGGGTGCTGTCGGCCCGCACGCCCGAGGCGCTGCGGGAGCAGGCCGACCGGCTCGTGGCGCACCTGGGCGGTGAGTCGTCCTCGGCGGCCGTGGCCCGGTCGCTGGTGCTGGGTCGGGCGGCCCTGGAGGAGCGGGCCGTGGTCGTGGGCGACCGGGCGCGCGCCGGGGAGGCGTTGCGGGCGCTGGCCGAGGGGCGGCCCTCCCCCGCGCTCGTCACCGGGCGGACCGGGGTCGAGGGGCGCGTGGTGTTCGTGTTCCCCGGTCAGGGCGCGCAGTGGGTCGGCATGGGGCGTGCGCTGCTGGACGCCTCGCCGGTGTTCGCCGAACGCCTGCGCGAGTGCGCGGCGGCCCTGCGCCCGTACACCGACTGGGACCTGGTCGAGGTGATCACCTCGGGTGGCGCGCTGGAGGACGTGGACGTCGTGCAGCCCGCGTCGTGGGCGGTGATGGTGTCCCTCGCGGCGCTGTGGCGCTCGCTCGGCGTCGAACCGGACGCGGTGATCGGGCACTCGCAGGGCGAGATCGCCGCCGCGACCGTCGCGGGCTGGCTCAGCCTCCAGGACGGCGCGAAGATCGTCGCGCTGCGCAGCCAGCTGATCGACGAGGAGCTGACCGGGCTGGGCGGCATGATGTCCGTCGCCCTGCCCGCCGAGGACATCGACCTGAGCGGTTACGAGGGCCGGTTGTGGGTCGCGACGGTCAACGGGCCGAGCGCGACCGTGGTCGCCGGGGACACCGGGGCACTGGAGGAGCTGCGGCGCGGCTTCGGCGAGGCGGTCCGCACGCGGGTGATCCCCGTGGACTACGCCAGCCACACCGGGCACGTCGACGCCATCCGCGACCAGCTCGCCCGGATGCTCGCCGACGTCACCCCGCGGCCCGGCGAGATCCCGTGGCTGTCCACGGTGACCGGCGAGTGGATCACCCCCGGCGACGACGACGCCGACTACTGGTTCCACAACCTCCGCCGCACCGTCCACTTCGCCGACGGGATCACCACCCTGCTCGACGCCGGGCACCGGGTGTTCGTGGAGGTCTCCTCGCACCCCGTGCTGGCGGCGGCGGTGCAGGAGAGCGCCGAGGCGGCCGGGGACGCGCGGGTCGCCGTGACCGGCACGCTGCGCCGCGACGACGGCGGCTGGGACCGGGTCCTGACCGGCCTGGCCGAGCTGCACGTGCGCGGCGTGGACGTGGACTGGACGCGGGTGCTGCCCGAGGCGGGGCGGGCGCCGCTGCCGACGTACGCGTTCCAGCACGAGCGCTACTGGCCGGAACCCGCGCGCCCGGCCGCCGCGCCGGGCGGTGGTGACGACGCGCTGTGGGCGGTGATCGAGGGCGGTGACGCGGCGGACCTGGCCGGGGAGCTGGCCGTGGACGAGGACGAGCTGGCGCGGGTGCTGCCCGCCCTGACCTCCTGGCGGCGGCGCAGCCGGGCAAGGAGCGCGCTCGACGGCTGGCGCTACCGGGTCGACTGGGTCCCGGTCCCCACGAGCGGGTCTGGGCTGCCCGGCGGGCAGGCGCTGTCCGGCGGGCAGGCGCTGTCCAGCGGGCAGGCGCTGTCCAGCGGGCAGGCGCTGTCCAGCGGGCAGGCGCTGTCCAGCGGGCAGGCGCTGTCCAGCGGGCAGGCGCTGTCCGGCGGGCCGAGGTCGTCCGGCGGGGCAGGGCTCTCCGGCGGTCAGGGGACGCCAGGCGGGTCCGGGTCGCCCGGCGGAGCGGCACTGCCAGGCGGGCCAGGGTCGCCCGGCGGAGCGGCGCTGCCCGGCCGGGTGGCCGTGGTGGTGCCCGCGAACGACGAGCGGGCGCGGGCGGTCGCGGGCGGGCTGGTCGCGCGGGGTGTGGACGTGACCGTCGTGGCGGCGGTCGACGCCACCCGCGACGGGCTGGCGAAGGCGCTGCCCGACCGCCCCGACGCCGTGGTGTCGCTGCTGTCCTGGGACGCGGGGGCCGACGAGCCGGGCGCGCCCGGTTCGGCCACGGCCGCGCTGGTGCAGGCCCTGGCCGACCGGGGTGCCACCGGGCCGCTGTGGTGCGCGACCGGGGGCGCGGTGAGCGTCGCGGGCGAGGACGCCGACCCCGACCAGGCCGCCGTGTGGGGGTTGGGCGGGGTGCTGGCCCTGGACCTGCCGGAGGCGTTCGGCGGACTGGTCGACCTGCCGCGGCAGCCCACCGACGCCGACCTCGACGCGTTCGCCGCCGCGCTGACCGCCCCCGGCGGCGAGGACCAGCTCGCGGTGCGCGACGGCCGCCTGCTGGCCCGCCGCCTGGTCCGCGACGGGGCCGACGCGCCGGAGTGGACGCCGCGCGGCGCGGTGCTGGTCACCGGCGGCACCGGCGGCCTCGGCACGCACGTGGCCCGCTGGCTCGCCCGCTCCGGGGCCGGGCACGTCGTGCTCGCCAGCCGCTCCGGCCCCGCCGCCCCCGGCGCGGCCGGGCTGGCCGCCGAGGTGGAGGCGCTGGGCGCGCGGTGCAGCGTGGTGGCCCTGGACGTGGCCGACCGGGACGCGGTGGCCGCCGTGCTCGCCGACGTCGAGCGGGACGGGCCGCTGACCGCCGTGGTGCACGCGGCGGGCGCGGGACTGGCCCCGACGCCGGTGGTGGAGCTGACCGCCGGGCGGTACGCGGACGTCGCGGCCGGCAAGGTCGAGGGCGCGCGGGTGCTGGACGAGGTGCTCGCCGACCGGGCGCTGGACGCGTTCGTGCTGTTCTCCTCCGGCGCGGCCGTGTGGGGCAGCGGCGGGCAGGCCCCGTACGCGGCGGCCAACGCGTTCCTGGACGGGCTGGCCGCCCGCAGGCGGGCGCGCGGGCTCGTGGCCACCTCGGTGGCGTGGGGCGGCTGGGGCGGCGGCCTCGGCATGATCGGCGACGGGGACGCGGAGCGGTGGGCCCGGCTGGGCATCCGCACGATGGACCCGGAGGCGGCGCTGCGCGGCATGGCGCTGGCGGTCGGCTCCGGGCGGGCCGCGAGCGTGGTGGCCGACGTCGACTGGGCCCGGTTCGCCCCCGGCTACGCCCTGGCGCGGGAGCGCCCGCTGCTGCGCGGGCTGCCGGAGGTGGTGGCGCTGCTGGCCGAACCGGACGAGCCCGCCGCGGCGGCGGTGGACGCGCGGGGCGCGCTGGCGGCCCGGCTGACCGGGCTGGACGCGGCCGGGCAGGACGAGCTGCTCGCGGACCTGGTGCGGGCGCAGGCGGCGGCGGTGCTGGGGTTCGCCGACCCTGGCGCGGTCGCGGCGGACCGGGCGTTCAAGGACGCCGGGTTCGACTCGGTGACCGCCGTGGAGCTGCGGAACCGGCTGGGCGCGGCCACCGGGCTGCGGCTGCCGCCGACCGTGGTGTTCGACCACCCGAAACCCCTGGCTCTGGCGCGCGTGCTGCGCGCCGAGCTGGTCCCCCAGCGGGGGGACGGGGTGACGGCGGCGCAGGTGGCGCACCGGGAGGACGCGATCCGGCGGGTGCTGGCGTCGGTGCCGCTGGCCCGGTTCGAGGAGCTGGGCGTGCTCGGCGCGCTCGTGGACCTCGTGCCCGCCGCGCCACCGGCGGGCGGCGCGGCGACAGCGGAGCGGGACGACCTGGCGGACCTGGCGGAGCTGGACCTGGACGGTCTGGTCCGCAGGGCGATGCGCGGCACCACCGCCGGGAACGACTGA